CACCAGCTCGCTGGTCTGGAAGATGCCGCGGCCGGCCATCACCTGCCGCAGGTGCCAGCGCATTTCCACTCGGCGGGTCATCGGGCTGCCTCCGTCCCGGTCGTCGTCCTCATCGGCGTCGCCGTCTTCGTCGTCGTGGTCGTCTCGGTGGCCGCCGGTGGTGGCGTGTAGACCCGGGCCAGCGCCGCGCGCAGCGTCTGGTTCTTGAAGTCGTTGCTGACCGAGGTGTAGATCGCCGTGGTCGAGGCGTAGGCGTGTCCGACCTGCTCTTGGACGAACCGCTCCGGGTAGCCGAACTCGATCAGGTGCGTGACGTAGGAGTGGCGCAGGCAGTGCAGGGTCAGCTCCGCCGGCAGCCCGGCCTCGGCGCGCAGCGCCGCGAACCGCTTGTCCAGGTGCTTGGTCGAGACCCGGGTCAGCCGCTCGGTGACCCACAGCGCCGGATGATCGGCCGGCCGCAGGATCGGGCGGGCCTGCTCGGTCCACTGCCGCAGCCCGGCGATCGCCCAGTCGAACTCCGGCACCGCCAGCACGGTGCGCCGGCGCGGGACGCCGCCACGGATCGCCTTGCCGTAGCGCACATGCACCGACCCGTAGCTACCCCAGTCGGGCACGTGCGGGTTCGGCCGCAGGTCGGCCACGTCGAGGCGGCACAGCTCGTTGCGGCGCAACCCGAACGCGTAGCAAGTCTTGATCATCTGCGCGTCGCGCAGCGCGGCCAGCGCGCCCTTGCGACCGGAGCCGGCGATCGCCTCGACCCGGGAGTCGAGGTGGTCGAACAGCTGCTGCAGCTCGTCATAGGCCAGCGGGCGCCGGCCCGGCCGGCCCTCGTAGTCCGTCAGGTGCGCAACGGTGTTCCACTCGTGACACACCTGGGTGGGCACCTGACCGAACCGGTCGCGGCACTGGCGCGGCCACTCGTAGCGGGCGTCGGTCAGGTAGTCGCAGAACATCCGCAGCGTCAGGTGGTAACCGCGGATCGTGGCCGGCGCCAGCCGCTGTTCACCGGAGGTGAGCGAGGCGGTGAAGTCCTCCACGTCCGCCGCCGTCCACGCCCACGGGTAGCCCTCGGTGAACTCGGTGAACCGGCGCAGCAGCGATAGCCGCGGCTCCACCGTCGCATCGGCCAGCATCCGTGACTTCTGCTGTCTGGCCCAGCCGGTGAGCATCGCCTCGAACACGGCGGCCGCCTCGTCCAGATGGACGACTCCGTCGACCAGCACCAGCCCGGCCGAGCCAGGGACCTTCGCCAACCCGGAGCCCCCAGCTGTCAACGGAAACGCGACAATGTCGCATCAACGTAGCGGCGACCGGTCCCACCTCAGGTCAGCGACGCACCGGAGGGTGACCACCTGACGAGAAGGCGCCCAGCTGACGCCCGAAGTGTCAACTTTCCGTCGATATGCGGCCTTTAGACCGCAGGTGCAGGAGGTGTGTCGGATCGTGATCTTGCCCAGAGCGGACGCTTGGTCACCGCAATGACGGACGGGTGGTGCCGCGGCGGCCGCGCTGGGAGTCGACGCGGTTAGTGGCGGGTAGGTCGAAGCTGCTCTCGGATTGCGGCCGGACTCGGAGCCCGACCCGGTTTCCCGGACCCCTGATCTGAGGCGATGATCGCCTTGGAGGAGAGTCCTGGATGCCTGCAGCAAAGCCGCCGGAGTTCCGCCGCAGGGCGGTGGAGCTGGCCCGTCAGCGGGAAAAGCCGATTGCCCAGATCGCACGCGATCTCGGGATCGCCGAGACGTGTCTGCGACGGTGGATGAAGCAGGACGACGTCGACACCGGCTGCGCCGATGGTCTCTCCACCGACGAGTGGGCTGAGCTGGTCCGGCTGCGCCGGGAACTGCGGGTGGCGCAGATGTAGATCGAGATCCGCAAGCGGGCCAGCGCCTACTCCGCGCGGGAGAACGTGCTGCCACATCGGGTTCCGGCTGGTCCGCGAGCTCGCCGACGACGCCGACCTGCGGGTCGATGTCACGGTGGCCTGCCGGATGCTGAAGGTGTCGCGTTCGGGCTACTACGAGTGGCTCGGCCGGCCGCCGAGCACCCGCCAGGTCGCCGACCAGCAGCTGACTGCGACCATCGTCGAGGTCCACGTCTCCTCCCGGGCGCCTACGGTGCGCCGCGGGTGCACGCCGAGCTCCGGTTCGGCTGGGACTGGTTCGCGGCCGCAAGCGGGTCGCTCGGCTGATGCGCGCCGCCGGGCTGGCCGAGACCTGTCATCGACGCAAGCACCGCCGCGCCAGACCGCTGCCGGCCGTGCACGCCGACCTGTTCCAGCGGCGGTTCGTCGCCCAGGCACCCGATCGACTGTGGGTCACCGACATCACCGAGCACCCGACCGCCGAGGGCAAGGTCTACTGCGCCGCGGTCATCGACTTTTCCAGCCGGGTGGTTTGTCGGCTGGTCGATCGCGGACCATATGCGCTCCAAACTGGTCGTCGACGCCCTGAAAATGGCCCGCTGGCGCCGCCGGCCGCAATGGAGCGGTGGTGCATTTCGACCGGTTGAAGCCGCCCAGTACACGTCCTGAATCTTCGGCCACATAGGCTACGCGCCGCCGGACTGCTCGGCTCGATGGGCCGGGCCGCCTCCAGCGTCGACAACGGCATGATCAAGTCCTTCTGGTCGACCACGCAGTGGGTACTTCGACCGGCGGACCTGGACCAGCCGGGCTCGGCGATCCTCGAGTGGATAGAGCCCTTCTACAACCCCGTCGACGACACTCCTCCCTCGGCTACCAGACCCCGGTCCAGTTCGAGGACCTTCACACCGCCGCCGTCACCGCGGCATGATCACCACACCCGACGTGTCCGGAGAACCGGGTCAGGCTCCCTGGCCATTCGATCCTGCTGGACTCGGGCCGTTGGCATCAGACGACTCGTCACTTGTCTCTACTCGCTACTAGGGCAGCGGCTCCTTGGAGCCCTCGTAGGGCAGCTCTCGAACCGCGCCAACCGTCAAATGTCGGCATCGAATGCGCTCGTTGAGCCAGGACGTCGCCGCCGCGCTTCCAAGGTGTTCGGCCAACCGGTTGCAAGATGCCACACTACCGTCGTGCGGTGTTGCAACAATCAGGTGATTGTCTACGGCTACAGAAACGCTGCCGGTGACGACTACAGAGGCTGCTCGCGCGGATTCCGACGGTCGGCTAGTCCGTCGCACTAAAACGAACGGGGGCGCGTGCAGTCGGCCAGCGAAATGACGATAAAAGTTAGGCGTAGAGGTAACCCCGAGGCGGGGTAACCTTCGTGCGGTCGCATAGGGGACAAGTGGGCCAAGGTGCGGGTCCCGGTTGTCGACAACCGGCCCTACTGCAACGTGGAAAAAGTCGTCAACAACTCTCCCGATGTTCGGCTTCTCGCTAGCCGTCCCCGCCTCGGTGCGGCGAGCGACAAGAAGGTAAACGTCGACATCCGCATGTTCGTCGAATTGTCCCAACGACTTTTCGACTAGGATTTCGGCCCGCTGCAGCACTCCCTGCCGCCATCGGCGAGTGCGACTCCCGCTCCGCAAGACGTCCGGAAGTACAGCGACCAAGATGGAGCCGATGGCCATAGCATCAAGCGCGGAATCAACGAAAACCGCAGCCCGAGAGACGAGACCCCCTCCCCAGCGGTAGCCCGCCGGCGCCGGCATGGAGCCGAAGGGCGGATTCATGACTATAGTTCCATCGAACGGCTGAAGAAGGGACAAGTTCGATATACCGTCCGCTAAACTTACGCGCGTGAATACGGCATCGGGAACCCCGCTGGCCTTGTCTGCCTTGCCGCCGGCTACGACGGAGTGGCCGGATGCGTAGCAGCGCTCATGGGCAAACAGCCAGAGTCGACGCCTAGCGGCATCCGCCAGCGGCGCGTGAATGTCCGTGCCAAGCAAGCTCTCGCCCCAAAGTCGCAGTGTCGGTTGAGGGGTTGCCACTGGCAGAGCTTGCGCGGCGGCCAGCAACAGATCGCCAGCCCCGCAGGCGGGGTCGAGGAAGGGCGCCTTGCCGTACGTCTCGATCGCGTCCGTGATGAGGTCCCTGATGGCCAGCCCCGTGAAGAAGGTGCCGCTGCCACGCCGAGTGCTTCGATCCACCAGCTGGCGAAGGGCGGCCGCAGGGCCGTCCGCCAGCGACTCCGCGATGCGGTGCCCGAGCTGATCGCTGTCCGGGTCGACCTGCCGGGCTTCCACTAAGTCGTCCAGAATCTCGACGTAGCTGCGGAAAGCGTCGAACGTCGTCTCGGGCAAGGATGCGTTCCTCCAAGGCGAAGGGTGCCTCGTGTGGGCTAGGGGGCCAGCATTGAGGCCTCGCTCGGACCAGGCCAGCCTAGACTCCAAGCCTGACGGCCGGTCGCAGCGACGCGTCCGCATGGACCCGGTGAGGGACGCATGTCGACAGAACACATCCGCTTCGCCCCGGACATCCTCCGACGTCTCGGGGAGGAGCTCGTCCCGCATGCTGACCTCGGCATACTCGAACTCGTTAGGAACGCATACGACGCGGACGCCTCCTACTGCCGCATCAGCCTCGAGGCGGGGGGTGCCAAGGGATCGGCCGTCCTCGTGGCGGATGACGGTGACGGGATGTCGCCCGATGACATTCGCAATGGCTGGCTCCTCCTGGGCAAGTCAGGCAAGAGTGGCTCAAGGTTCTCAAGGGCGGGGCGGCAGAAGGTTGGCGAGAAAGGGCTTGGCCGTCTAGCGGCGCTCCGATTGGGCCATAGTGTAATTCTGGCGACCCGACCCCGGTTCGAGGGGGCTGGACTCGAGTATCGACTGCGGATCGACTGGGCGGACTTCGATGACGCAAAAACGGTCGAAGAGGTGCCGCTCAGCGCGGTTAGTAGTCGGACGGCGGAGTCGCCGGGGACAAATATACGCATTGAAGACCTGCGAGCAAACATGTCGACTCGAGACGTTGAGCGCCTAGCTCGGTCTCTTGTTCTGTTGATGGGTCCTTTCCCTGACTCGACGGACTTTCGTGTCACCCTTGCAGCGCCCGGTTTCGACGAGATGGAAAGGCTTGTGCGCGAGTCATACTTTACCGAGTATGATTACCTTGTCGCGGCCACCCTGGATGATGAAGGTCGGGCGTCGGCAACGCTGAAGGATTGGCGCGGAAACATTGTTGGACGCGCTGGCCACGAGCGCGTTGCGGATCGGCGATTGAAGCGTGACCCCACGTACGTCTACTCGGGCCCCCAGTCGCGATTTGAAATGTTCTTGTTCAACCTGAGCAAGGCGAACTTCGACGTGCGGCAGTCGTATCAGACCGTCGATGCTGTCAGGCAGTGGTTGAAAGTCGTAGGTGGAGTGCACCTTTTCCACCGAGGCCTCCGAGTGCATCCTTATGGCGATCCGGGCCATGACTGGCTCGACCTGAACCTGAGTAGGGTAAAAAATCCGGAATTGAGACCCGGCACTAATACGTCCGTCGGGCGAATTGTCGTTGAGCAGGACAGTGAGTCTCTTGTTCCGAAGACTGACCGCACCGGCTTCATCGAAAATGAGACGTTCACTGCTTTGAGACTGTTCGCGCAGGACGTCCTAGATTGGGCCGCGGACGTTAGGTTGAAGCTGCGTGAGGCGGCCCGCCAGGACGAGCGCACCGAAAGGGCAACGGACCTCGAAGTAGCGGCGCGCGAGGTCGAAGATGTTTTGAGTAAGCTGCCCTCGGATGTTCGTCCAGGAGTGCGCAAGGTCGTGTCGACCTATCAAAGCGCGGCTAAGAGTCAACTCAAGTCAGTGTCGGAGGACCTTGAGCTGTATCGATCCCTGGGTACTGTCGGCACGACGTCCGCAGTTTTTGCGCACGAGACACTGCGGCCGGTTGCTATAATAGAGCAGATGGCGGGATCGCTTGAGCATAGAGCGCGTGCCGATCTGCCGGATCGATTCGAGCAGCGATATGCCAATCCGCTTGGTCTAATAAGGGGTTCGGTGGCGAGCCTACGCACCTTCGCCGAGCTTCCCCTGCGCATGCTCACTCGAAGTAAGCGACGGCCGGGCGCGGTTTGCGTCTACGAGGTGATTGCTGATGTCGCTGAGATGTTCAAACCCTACCTAGATGATGCGTCTGTTGTAATGCGCGTGAAGGCGCCTCGGCATGATCTCGAGGTCAGGGGCTCAGTTGCTGGCATAGAGGCAATCCTCCTCAATATGCTCGCAAACTCCGTGCATGCCATGAATGCTTCAGGAGTGCCCAGCGACTCTCGCATCATCGAGATTAGATTGACCAGCAGTTCCGATGAGGTCGTCCTTGAGGTTATGGACAGCGGCCCTGGCATTGTGGGGTTGGAGCCCGAAGAGGTCTTTCTTCCGGGGCGGACCACACGGGAGGATGGCACTGGGCTCGGATTGACTATCGTAAGGGATGTGGTCCGTGATCTTGGAGGGCGGTTGGCTGCGGCAAAGAATGGATCATTGGGTGGGGCTCACTTCACGGTGAGGTTGCCGATGGCCGACTCTAGCGATAAGAGCCCGGCTCGGGACTTCCGATGAGCGCCGTTCTAGCGCCCGGCGAGTCGGTGGGCGTCCTTGATGACTCGGAAACTGACGCTGCAGCAACTTTCGAGGTACTAATCGACGCGGGTTTCTCGCCCGTACGGATCCCGCTACTGTCCTCGGTCAAGGATGTGGTGACGAGCGTCCGCGCCAACGCACGCGCACTCGTCGCTGACCACCGCTTGGGTGGTGGTGCCACTGGTTCCAAAGTCTCGTACTCGGGTGCGGAAG
This window of the Geodermatophilus sp. DSM 44513 genome carries:
- a CDS encoding transposase, with the protein product MPAAKPPEFRRRAVELARQREKPIAQIARDLGIAETCLRRWMKQDDVDTGCADGLSTDEWAELVRLRRELRVAQM
- a CDS encoding N-6 DNA methylase, which encodes MPETTFDAFRSYVEILDDLVEARQVDPDSDQLGHRIAESLADGPAAALRQLVDRSTRRGSGTFFTGLAIRDLITDAIETYGKAPFLDPACGAGDLLLAAAQALPVATPQPTLRLWGESLLGTDIHAPLADAARRRLWLFAHERCYASGHSVVAGGKADKASGVPDAVFTRVSLADGISNLSLLQPFDGTIVMNPPFGSMPAPAGYRWGGGLVSRAAVFVDSALDAMAIGSILVAVLPDVLRSGSRTRRWRQGVLQRAEILVEKSLGQFDEHADVDVYLLVARRTEAGTASEKPNIGRVVDDFFHVAVGPVVDNRDPHLGPLVPYATARRLPRLGVTSTPNFYRHFAGRLHAPPFVLVRRTSRPSESARAASVVVTGSVSVAVDNHLIVATPHDGSVASCNRLAEHLGSAAATSWLNERIRCRHLTVGAVRELPYEGSKEPLP
- a CDS encoding tyrosine-type recombinase/integrase, which produces MAKVPGSAGLVLVDGVVHLDEAAAVFEAMLTGWARQQKSRMLADATVEPRLSLLRRFTEFTEGYPWAWTAADVEDFTASLTSGEQRLAPATIRGYHLTLRMFCDYLTDARYEWPRQCRDRFGQVPTQVCHEWNTVAHLTDYEGRPGRRPLAYDELQQLFDHLDSRVEAIAGSGRKGALAALRDAQMIKTCYAFGLRRNELCRLDVADLRPNPHVPDWGSYGSVHVRYGKAIRGGVPRRRTVLAVPEFDWAIAGLRQWTEQARPILRPADHPALWVTERLTRVSTKHLDKRFAALRAEAGLPAELTLHCLRHSYVTHLIEFGYPERFVQEQVGHAYASTTAIYTSVSNDFKNQTLRAALARVYTPPPAATETTTTTKTATPMRTTTGTEAAR
- a CDS encoding ATP-binding protein; translation: MSTEHIRFAPDILRRLGEELVPHADLGILELVRNAYDADASYCRISLEAGGAKGSAVLVADDGDGMSPDDIRNGWLLLGKSGKSGSRFSRAGRQKVGEKGLGRLAALRLGHSVILATRPRFEGAGLEYRLRIDWADFDDAKTVEEVPLSAVSSRTAESPGTNIRIEDLRANMSTRDVERLARSLVLLMGPFPDSTDFRVTLAAPGFDEMERLVRESYFTEYDYLVAATLDDEGRASATLKDWRGNIVGRAGHERVADRRLKRDPTYVYSGPQSRFEMFLFNLSKANFDVRQSYQTVDAVRQWLKVVGGVHLFHRGLRVHPYGDPGHDWLDLNLSRVKNPELRPGTNTSVGRIVVEQDSESLVPKTDRTGFIENETFTALRLFAQDVLDWAADVRLKLREAARQDERTERATDLEVAAREVEDVLSKLPSDVRPGVRKVVSTYQSAAKSQLKSVSEDLELYRSLGTVGTTSAVFAHETLRPVAIIEQMAGSLEHRARADLPDRFEQRYANPLGLIRGSVASLRTFAELPLRMLTRSKRRPGAVCVYEVIADVAEMFKPYLDDASVVMRVKAPRHDLEVRGSVAGIEAILLNMLANSVHAMNASGVPSDSRIIEIRLTSSSDEVVLEVMDSGPGIVGLEPEEVFLPGRTTREDGTGLGLTIVRDVVRDLGGRLAAAKNGSLGGAHFTVRLPMADSSDKSPARDFR